In the Dolichospermum flos-aquae CCAP 1403/13F genome, AGCTACAGCTTCCACTGGAAAACTACCAACAGCGGTTTCATTGGAAAGCATGACCGCGTCCGTACCGTCTAAAATCGCGTTGGCGACATCAGATACTTCCGCACGGGTGGGACGGGGGTTGCTGACCATGCTATCGAGCATTTGGGTGGCGGTAATGATGGGAATTCCCAAACGGTTGGCTGTAGCAATCAGCCGCTTTTGCAGTACGGGTACATCTTCGGCAGGTAATTCTACCCCTAAGTCACCTCTGGCAACCATTACGCCGTCACACAAAGACAGAATTGCTTCCATTTGTTCGATAGCTTCGTGCTTTTCGATTTTGGCAACCACAGGCACATTTTTGCCGGTGCTAGAAATTAGTTCTTTAATTTCGATAATGTCCTGGGGATTGCGGACAAAGGAAAGGGCTACCCAGTCAACACCTTGGTCTAGACCGAACATCAGATCCTCTCGGTCTTTGTCGGTCATGGCTTTAATGGATAAGTAAACTCCCGGAAAATTAACACCTTTGTTGTTGGAAAGTTTACCGGGAACTGTAACCCGACAATGTAAATCACCTTTTTCGTGGTTAATTTCCTCCACTACCATTTCGACTTTGCCATCATCGAGGAGGATATTTGAACCAACGGGAACTTCATCTGCTAAGTAATCGTAGGTAACGCAGCTTATTTGCTGTGTTCCTTCGATGAGGCGATTTGTTAACGTGAAGCGATCGCCTTTTGCTAGAATTATAGAGCCAGTTTCAAACCGACCCAAGCGGATTTTTGGACCCTGTAAGTCTTGCAGAATTGCTACTGGTCTATTCAGTTCAAAAGCAGTTTGCCGAATTAACCGAATACTACGCTGATGGTCAGCATGAGTTCCGTGGGAGAAGTTTAGCCGCAGGGTTGTTGCACCCGCTTCGATGATCGCTTTTAGCATTTCTGGGCTGCTGGTAGCAGGTCCAATAGTAGCAACAATTTTAGTTCGGCGCTGAGAATCTCTTAATTTCGTCATGGGCTGGGTTCAAGATTTTTGGGATCTACCTGGGAATTTATCGTCATGTTTTCTCATACCATTTGAGATTTGACATTTTGGATCATGAAAGACTGACTGTATCAGCAAATCATTTTTCCATTTATCGTCATCATTTTACAAATGGGTATGAA is a window encoding:
- the pyk gene encoding pyruvate kinase — encoded protein: MTKLRDSQRRTKIVATIGPATSSPEMLKAIIEAGATTLRLNFSHGTHADHQRSIRLIRQTAFELNRPVAILQDLQGPKIRLGRFETGSIILAKGDRFTLTNRLIEGTQQISCVTYDYLADEVPVGSNILLDDGKVEMVVEEINHEKGDLHCRVTVPGKLSNNKGVNFPGVYLSIKAMTDKDREDLMFGLDQGVDWVALSFVRNPQDIIEIKELISSTGKNVPVVAKIEKHEAIEQMEAILSLCDGVMVARGDLGVELPAEDVPVLQKRLIATANRLGIPIITATQMLDSMVSNPRPTRAEVSDVANAILDGTDAVMLSNETAVGSFPVEAVATMARIAERIEQEETLNTNSRLSRDNRRSIPNAISQAVGQIAENLGAAAIMTLTQTGATARNVSKFRPKTPILAITPHVNVARQLQMVWGVRPLLVLELPSTGQTFQAAINVAQEKNLLTEGDLVVMTAGTLQGVSGSTDLIKVEIVTAVLGQGIGLGQGSVSGRARVVHNAMDASNFNPGDILVASRTGVNYVEAIRKAGGIITEEESLTSHAAVIGLRLGVPVIVGVKEATQVIKDGAILTLDMQRGLIYSGAVGT